Proteins encoded within one genomic window of Dyadobacter chenhuakuii:
- a CDS encoding thymidine kinase has product MFIEPSQRKENESPRTGWIEVICGSMFSGKTEELIRRLNRAKIARQRIQIFKPALDKRYHEENIVSHNDNSIRSIPVQTSLEILDRAENCEVVGLDEAQFFDEKIVEVCTLLADSGKRVIVAGLDMDYAGKPFGCMPQLMAVAEYVTKVHAICMVCGEVASHSYRLSPSNERVLLGETNLYEARCRRCFNLGEQV; this is encoded by the coding sequence ATGTTCATAGAACCATCGCAAAGGAAAGAAAACGAGAGTCCGCGAACCGGCTGGATCGAAGTGATCTGTGGATCAATGTTTTCCGGAAAAACGGAGGAATTGATCCGCAGACTGAACCGCGCCAAAATAGCCCGGCAACGGATACAAATTTTCAAGCCTGCGTTGGATAAACGCTATCACGAGGAGAACATTGTTTCTCATAATGACAATTCGATCCGCTCTATTCCTGTCCAGACATCCCTTGAAATCCTGGACCGGGCCGAAAACTGTGAGGTGGTCGGCCTGGATGAAGCGCAATTTTTTGATGAGAAAATTGTGGAAGTATGCACATTGCTGGCGGACTCCGGCAAGCGGGTGATTGTGGCTGGATTGGATATGGATTATGCGGGAAAACCATTCGGATGCATGCCTCAGCTGATGGCTGTCGCGGAATATGTAACCAAAGTGCATGCCATTTGCATGGTCTGCGGGGAAGTTGCCTCCCATTCCTACCGGCTTTCCCCGTCTAACGAACGCGTTTTATTAGGCGAAACCAATCTTTATGAGGCACGGTGCCGCCGCTGCTTTAATTTGGGTGAACAAGTATGA
- a CDS encoding SGNH/GDSL hydrolase family protein — translation MKTRNWLIASLALNAFLIVSICVFSYIYRDKIMQRFVAMKGNPTIVMYGNSITAQGKWTALLDRTDVLNNGLPGMSTYHFLQLLPTHVTNLHPKICFVKGGINDITVGVSQERMQGYYQAILDKIIESKIIPVVTLTVYEQNDPVSKKEVDTLNDFLIKYCQENQVAYIDLNQFISDSTGLKVEYAVDKTHLNEKAYEIWGREIRKVLKEKGI, via the coding sequence ATGAAAACCAGGAACTGGCTTATTGCTTCTCTGGCGCTGAATGCATTTCTGATCGTGTCAATTTGCGTTTTCTCATACATTTATCGTGATAAGATTATGCAAAGATTTGTTGCCATGAAAGGAAATCCGACCATTGTCATGTATGGAAATTCGATCACCGCACAGGGAAAATGGACCGCATTACTGGACCGGACGGATGTCCTGAACAACGGACTGCCCGGCATGAGCACTTATCACTTCCTGCAATTGCTTCCCACACATGTTACTAACCTGCATCCGAAGATATGTTTTGTAAAAGGCGGCATTAATGACATTACAGTCGGCGTTTCGCAGGAGCGAATGCAGGGCTACTATCAGGCTATTCTTGACAAAATAATAGAAAGCAAAATCATCCCCGTCGTCACGCTGACTGTCTATGAGCAAAATGATCCCGTTAGCAAAAAGGAAGTAGATACATTAAACGACTTCCTGATTAAATATTGCCAGGAAAATCAAGTTGCTTACATTGACCTCAATCAGTTTATTTCAGATTCAACGGGGCTGAAAGTTGAGTATGCTGTTGATAAAACGCATTTGAACGAGAAGGCTTATGAGATCTGGGGACGGGAGATTAGGAAGGTTTTGAAGGAAAAGGGAATTTGA
- a CDS encoding NAD-dependent epimerase/dehydratase family protein yields MKILITGGAGFVGSALAISLKVNYPDYQVYALDNLKRRGSELNLSRLKAQGVEFVHGDIRNKEDFDSVPAVDVVIEASAEPSVLAGLDGTPDYLINTNLVGTINCLNYALKHKAGFIFLSTSRVYPIKTIETLNFVEEPTRFALSDDQPVAGVSSKGIAEDFPLNGARSLYGTTKLASELIIQEYNEFYNLKTVINRCGVITGPWQMGKVDQGVMVLWIAKHYFEQQLGYFGYGGTGKQIRDMLHVADLYRLIDWQLHNLDKVNGEILNAGGGLESSASLQELTKVCQEVTGKTIPIKVVPENRTADIRLYVTDNTKVTALTGWKPEIGIRQIVEDIAAWLAENEKDLAPILK; encoded by the coding sequence ATGAAAATTTTAATTACCGGAGGAGCCGGTTTCGTAGGTTCCGCATTAGCCATATCCCTGAAAGTTAATTATCCTGATTACCAGGTTTATGCATTGGATAACCTTAAACGCAGGGGTTCCGAGCTCAATTTGAGCCGACTGAAAGCGCAGGGCGTTGAATTCGTGCATGGCGACATCAGGAATAAAGAAGATTTTGACTCGGTCCCGGCGGTTGACGTGGTGATCGAAGCTTCTGCCGAACCTTCGGTTCTGGCTGGCCTGGACGGCACACCTGATTATCTGATTAATACCAACCTGGTTGGGACCATTAACTGCCTTAATTATGCATTGAAGCATAAAGCTGGCTTTATTTTCCTTTCCACGAGCCGGGTTTATCCGATCAAAACCATTGAAACATTAAACTTCGTTGAAGAGCCTACGCGTTTTGCGTTGTCGGACGACCAGCCGGTTGCCGGTGTTTCTTCCAAGGGGATTGCGGAAGATTTCCCATTGAATGGTGCGCGCTCTTTATATGGAACGACCAAACTGGCTTCTGAGCTTATTATCCAGGAATACAACGAGTTTTATAATCTCAAAACGGTCATTAACCGCTGCGGCGTGATCACAGGTCCCTGGCAGATGGGCAAAGTGGATCAGGGCGTGATGGTGCTTTGGATTGCAAAACATTATTTTGAACAACAACTGGGCTACTTCGGCTACGGCGGAACTGGTAAGCAAATCCGTGACATGTTGCACGTAGCAGACCTTTACCGCCTGATCGACTGGCAGTTGCACAACCTTGATAAAGTTAACGGAGAGATCCTGAATGCAGGCGGCGGACTGGAAAGCAGTGCATCCTTGCAGGAATTAACGAAAGTTTGCCAGGAAGTTACCGGCAAAACAATCCCTATTAAAGTAGTACCCGAAAACCGCACCGCCGACATCCGGCTTTACGTGACGGATAACACGAAAGTAACAGCACTTACAGGCTGGAAACCCGAAATCGGCATCCGCCAGATCGTCGAGGACATTGCAGCGTGGCTCGCAGAAAATGAAAAAGATTTGGCACCAATATTGAAATAA
- a CDS encoding chorismate mutase, which produces MNASLDILPLSSWINTEGKPLVIAGPCSAETEEQMLETAIQIKEEGFAHVIRAGIWKPRTRPGSFEGMGEAALPWLQEVKKQTGMPVAVEVANPQHIELALKYGVDILWIGARTTVNPFNVQELADALKGIDVPVLVKNPVNPDLQLWIGALERLNQAGVRKLGAIHRGFSNAQETKFRNSPMWNIAIELKTLFPELPVIGDPSHMAGKRAYLYELAQRALDLNYEGLIIESHREPDKAWSDAAQQLTPAALGQMLHDLHVRKESYGSDYQSQLEIIRGKIDNLDREMLETLANRMALVEKLAEYKRDNNVAAYQVDRFREVLETRAGWGKSMNLYPNLVDELFKLVHMESIRKQTEVMNQVNV; this is translated from the coding sequence ATGAATGCTTCTTTAGATATCCTTCCGTTAAGCAGTTGGATCAATACCGAAGGTAAGCCTTTGGTAATCGCCGGACCTTGCAGCGCAGAGACCGAGGAACAAATGTTAGAAACCGCAATCCAGATCAAAGAGGAAGGATTTGCGCACGTAATCCGTGCGGGAATTTGGAAACCGAGGACTCGTCCAGGAAGTTTTGAAGGCATGGGAGAAGCTGCTTTACCCTGGTTACAGGAAGTAAAGAAACAAACCGGAATGCCTGTTGCTGTTGAAGTTGCAAATCCTCAGCACATTGAATTAGCATTGAAATATGGTGTGGATATACTTTGGATCGGCGCGCGTACAACCGTGAACCCGTTCAATGTTCAGGAACTTGCGGATGCTTTGAAAGGCATTGACGTTCCTGTTTTGGTGAAAAACCCTGTAAACCCTGACCTGCAATTGTGGATCGGTGCTTTGGAGCGTTTGAACCAGGCTGGCGTACGGAAATTGGGTGCAATCCACCGCGGTTTCTCGAACGCTCAGGAAACGAAGTTCCGTAACTCCCCAATGTGGAACATTGCGATCGAATTGAAAACGCTTTTCCCTGAATTGCCTGTTATCGGTGATCCAAGCCACATGGCCGGAAAACGTGCTTACTTATATGAATTGGCACAACGTGCGCTTGATTTGAACTATGAAGGTTTGATTATCGAATCACACCGCGAGCCGGATAAAGCTTGGTCTGATGCTGCTCAGCAGTTGACGCCAGCTGCCCTTGGTCAAATGTTGCATGACCTGCACGTTCGTAAAGAGTCTTACGGCAGCGATTACCAATCTCAATTAGAGATCATTCGTGGCAAAATTGACAACCTGGACCGCGAAATGCTTGAAACATTGGCAAACCGCATGGCTTTGGTTGAGAAATTGGCCGAATACAAACGCGATAACAACGTTGCCGCTTACCAGGTTGACCGTTTCCGTGAAGTTTTGGAAACGCGCGCAGGATGGGGCAAGAGCATGAATTTATATCCAAACCTTGTCGACGAGCTTTTCAAACTTGTTCACATGGAATCAATCCGCAAGCAAACCGAGGTGATGAACCAGGTGAATGTTTAG
- a CDS encoding OmpH family outer membrane protein, with the protein MKQKLIAFLVVMTIITTPLLAQTTPASGLTKIGYTNVDYIIGKLPESKVMQNQLEVTKAQLDKALGETYKEAQEKYEAYQKNGANMTDVIRADKEKELQNLQTRIQEMQNNAQTSLQTKQQQLLEPILTKVNNAIQEVGKESGFLYILNMDAGAGTTPIILFAASEDNNATNLILRKLGVDPDKIEAAAPAAAKPGTAAPVAAPAKTGAAAPATTPAATTPKKK; encoded by the coding sequence ATGAAACAAAAATTGATAGCTTTTTTGGTCGTAATGACCATTATTACAACCCCTCTGTTAGCACAAACAACTCCTGCAAGCGGACTTACTAAAATCGGTTATACCAATGTTGATTATATAATTGGCAAGTTACCAGAAAGTAAAGTAATGCAGAACCAGCTTGAAGTTACAAAGGCTCAGTTGGATAAAGCGTTAGGAGAAACATACAAGGAAGCACAGGAGAAGTATGAAGCCTATCAGAAAAATGGCGCTAACATGACTGATGTTATCCGTGCAGATAAAGAAAAAGAATTGCAAAACCTGCAAACAAGAATTCAGGAAATGCAAAACAATGCTCAGACGTCTTTGCAGACTAAGCAGCAACAATTGCTTGAACCGATCTTGACGAAGGTTAACAACGCCATCCAGGAAGTTGGAAAAGAAAGCGGATTCCTTTACATCCTGAACATGGATGCAGGCGCTGGAACAACACCGATCATCTTGTTTGCAGCTTCTGAAGACAACAATGCAACCAATCTTATCCTAAGAAAATTGGGTGTGGATCCTGACAAAATCGAAGCAGCAGCTCCTGCGGCAGCGAAGCCGGGAACAGCTGCACCAGTAGCAGCACCTGCAAAAACAGGCGCAGCAGCACCAGCTACAACACCTGCGGCTACGACGCCAAAGAAAAAATAG
- a CDS encoding TonB-dependent receptor codes for MKILLPLMILFSVGLFSRDAYAQSAPEKKITMRLDSARFNDFVKQVESQTGYYFYYDASKFDSLTLDLNVKDLAIREVLDQVFKGSEFEYSIDAQKRIYITQGQRIITQLTPGLFEPDLAGDNGTIAYSGPENDAKERLLSTAESKLHEIGIKKHRITPGNSTITGYVRNAVTGEPVIGAAVFITSPSIGVTTDALGLYALTIPRGKQIVHIKSTGMRETQRQVMLYSDGKLDVEMRESVIALKEVSVKAGMDKNVVGTQMGTVKLTIKNLKQVPTVFGETDLLRTVLTLPGIKSVGENSTGLNVRGGSTDQNLIQYNDAVIYNPSHLFGFFSAFNPDVLKDVELYKSTIPAKFGGRLASVLDISSRDGNKKKFMASGGIGLVTGRLTLEGPLVKDKTSFLLGGRSTYSSWLIKRLDNENYNKSSASFYDVNLHISHEINEKNSLFLTGYISDDRFRLYGDTLYTYQNQLGSLKWKHTFNNRLYSVFTAAHTKYQYAMGAAGLPLNSFDLKFDINQSNFKADLSYVLHPKHTLDFGLSTIYYKLHPGSFQPKGTESLIVPDVLEAEQGTESAIYIEDKFEVNPRLSITAGIRYSFYQYLGPRNVNTYVPGLPIEYIYQNGVKEYGSGKKIKSYGGPEYRASVRYSVFDNLSLKVSYNTLRQYIHLLTNTMTVSPTDIWKLSDNYVKPQIGDQISVGLYRNFRGNKIEVSLEGYYKNIQNFLDYKGGDSLIMNHNIEAAVLNTKAKAYGVEFMIKKMTGKLNGWLGYTYARTLLRAIDRDSPDAPNDGNFYPSNYDKPHDFTLISNYRFSHRVSFSFNFTYSTGRPYTPPIGKYLIDGSQRVYYADRNQFRIPDYYRTDVSLNLEGNHRIKKLAHSSWTLAVYNVLGRKNPTSVYFQTVGGKVSGYQLSIFGQPIPTITYNFRF; via the coding sequence ATGAAAATACTTTTACCCTTAATGATCTTATTCAGTGTCGGGTTGTTTTCCAGAGATGCTTACGCACAGTCGGCACCGGAAAAGAAAATCACCATGCGCCTGGATTCAGCGCGCTTCAATGACTTCGTAAAACAGGTCGAGAGCCAAACGGGCTACTATTTTTACTACGACGCCTCCAAATTCGACAGCCTTACGCTGGATCTCAACGTTAAAGATCTCGCGATCCGCGAAGTGCTCGACCAGGTTTTTAAAGGCTCGGAATTTGAATATTCCATTGATGCGCAAAAACGCATTTACATTACCCAGGGCCAGCGGATCATTACGCAACTCACGCCCGGACTTTTCGAGCCGGATCTGGCTGGTGACAACGGAACCATCGCTTATTCTGGTCCGGAAAACGATGCGAAAGAACGACTGCTCTCAACCGCTGAAAGCAAATTACACGAGATAGGCATCAAAAAACACCGCATAACCCCTGGAAACTCAACCATAACCGGCTATGTGCGGAATGCGGTTACCGGCGAGCCGGTGATTGGTGCGGCGGTGTTCATCACATCACCTTCGATTGGCGTTACTACGGATGCGCTCGGCCTGTACGCGCTCACCATCCCGCGTGGAAAGCAGATTGTACACATTAAGAGCACCGGGATGCGGGAAACGCAGCGCCAGGTCATGCTGTATTCTGATGGAAAACTGGACGTGGAGATGCGAGAAAGTGTGATCGCGTTGAAGGAAGTTTCAGTGAAGGCAGGGATGGATAAGAATGTAGTAGGGACACAAATGGGAACGGTTAAGCTGACCATTAAAAACCTGAAACAAGTGCCAACCGTGTTTGGGGAAACGGATCTGCTACGTACAGTGCTGACATTGCCGGGTATCAAGTCGGTGGGTGAAAACAGCACAGGATTGAATGTTCGCGGTGGCTCAACGGATCAGAATCTGATTCAGTATAATGATGCCGTTATCTATAATCCGTCCCACCTTTTCGGGTTTTTCTCCGCATTTAACCCGGATGTACTAAAAGACGTGGAGCTTTACAAAAGCACGATCCCTGCCAAGTTCGGGGGAAGGCTGGCGTCGGTTCTGGATATCAGCAGCCGGGATGGGAACAAGAAAAAGTTTATGGCTTCGGGTGGAATTGGCTTGGTAACAGGCCGGTTAACATTGGAAGGGCCATTGGTTAAAGACAAAACCTCCTTCTTACTCGGCGGCCGGTCCACTTATAGCAGCTGGCTGATCAAGAGGTTGGATAATGAGAACTATAACAAGAGCTCGGCTTCTTTTTATGATGTAAACCTCCATATAAGCCACGAAATCAATGAAAAGAACAGCTTATTTCTGACCGGATACATTAGCGACGACCGGTTTAGGCTGTATGGCGATACACTTTACACGTATCAGAACCAGCTGGGATCATTGAAATGGAAACATACATTTAATAACAGGTTATACAGTGTTTTCACGGCTGCCCACACAAAATATCAGTATGCAATGGGCGCTGCGGGTCTGCCGCTTAATTCTTTTGATCTGAAATTTGACATTAACCAATCCAATTTCAAGGCCGATCTGAGCTATGTCCTGCATCCTAAGCATACATTGGATTTTGGACTGAGCACCATTTACTACAAGCTGCATCCCGGCTCATTCCAACCAAAAGGAACTGAATCACTGATCGTTCCGGATGTGCTGGAAGCCGAGCAGGGCACCGAAAGCGCCATTTACATTGAAGATAAATTTGAGGTTAATCCAAGGCTGTCGATTACTGCCGGGATCCGTTATTCATTTTACCAATATTTGGGGCCAAGAAATGTAAATACTTATGTGCCAGGCCTTCCGATTGAATATATTTATCAGAATGGTGTAAAGGAATATGGCTCGGGTAAGAAGATCAAGTCCTACGGCGGCCCGGAATATCGTGCGTCGGTGCGTTACAGCGTCTTTGATAATCTTTCGCTGAAAGTGAGTTACAATACATTGCGCCAGTATATCCACTTGCTGACCAACACCATGACGGTTTCGCCGACGGATATCTGGAAGCTCAGCGATAATTATGTAAAACCACAAATCGGCGATCAGATCTCGGTGGGTCTATATCGGAATTTCAGGGGAAATAAGATCGAGGTTTCACTTGAAGGTTATTATAAAAACATTCAAAACTTCCTGGATTACAAAGGCGGAGATTCGCTGATTATGAACCACAACATTGAAGCCGCCGTGCTGAATACCAAAGCCAAGGCATATGGGGTTGAGTTTATGATTAAAAAAATGACAGGTAAGCTAAACGGCTGGCTGGGTTACACTTATGCCCGAACATTGCTGCGGGCCATCGACCGCGATTCCCCGGACGCGCCTAATGATGGCAATTTCTATCCAAGTAACTATGATAAGCCGCACGATTTTACATTGATTTCCAATTACAGGTTCTCGCACCGGGTAAGCTTTTCATTCAATTTTACATACAGCACAGGAAGGCCGTACACGCCGCCGATCGGGAAATACCTGATCGATGGATCGCAACGCGTTTATTATGCAGACAGAAACCAGTTCCGTATCCCGGATTATTACCGTACAGACGTCTCGCTGAACCTGGAAGGCAATCACAGGATTAAAAAGCTGGCACACAGTTCCTGGACGCTGGCCGTATACAATGTACTGGGCCGCAAAAATCCAACCTCAGTTTATTTCCAGACCGTCGGCGGCAAAGTAAGCGGTTACCAGCTTTCTATTTTTGGACAACCTATCCCGACCATCACTTATAATTTCAGATTTTAA
- a CDS encoding proline dehydrogenase family protein translates to MAYPSPKDEIPVFFEDTSVAFASKSDAQLRKTYWLFSLMNQARVVNLGTFFIKLALKLHLPIKNVIRLTIFEQFCGGETIRDCDPTISLLGRSGIGTILDYSVEGEDDEASFDATTNEILKTIDKAASSETIPFSVFKITGVASADLLEKIQRNEELTSEEEAAYARIQERVETLCRHAHDKNVRIFVDAEESWIQGIIDDLTYRMMQKFNREKAIVYNTYQLYRHDTLEGLKSAYLAARQKGYFLGGKLVRGAYMEKERLRARENEYFNPIHVSKEATDSDYNAAIDFSLDHIEHISICLGTHNEYSSQYCAAKMKKQGISRNDDRIWFAQLLGMSDNISFNLSKAGYNVAKYVPYGPIDAVLPYLIRRAEENTSIAGQSSREYLLVKSELKRRGIGSL, encoded by the coding sequence ATGGCATATCCTTCTCCAAAAGACGAAATACCTGTATTTTTTGAAGATACTTCCGTCGCATTTGCATCAAAATCAGACGCTCAACTACGTAAAACTTACTGGTTATTCAGCCTCATGAATCAGGCTCGAGTGGTAAATTTAGGCACTTTTTTTATAAAGCTTGCACTAAAACTTCACTTACCGATAAAAAATGTTATCCGTCTTACCATTTTTGAACAATTCTGTGGCGGTGAGACGATTAGGGACTGCGACCCAACCATTTCATTGCTCGGCCGGTCGGGCATTGGCACCATCCTGGATTACTCAGTGGAAGGTGAGGACGACGAAGCAAGCTTTGATGCTACAACGAATGAAATACTGAAAACGATCGATAAGGCCGCTTCCTCAGAAACGATCCCTTTTTCTGTGTTCAAGATTACGGGTGTTGCTTCCGCGGATCTGCTGGAAAAAATCCAGCGAAACGAGGAGCTTACGAGCGAGGAAGAGGCCGCATATGCCCGCATTCAGGAGCGTGTGGAGACATTATGCCGCCATGCACATGATAAGAACGTCCGCATTTTTGTGGATGCGGAAGAAAGCTGGATCCAGGGCATCATCGACGACCTGACCTACCGAATGATGCAAAAATTCAACCGCGAAAAAGCCATCGTTTACAACACATACCAACTTTACAGGCATGATACGCTGGAAGGATTGAAAAGTGCTTATCTCGCCGCACGGCAGAAAGGCTATTTCCTTGGCGGAAAGCTCGTTAGGGGTGCATATATGGAAAAAGAGCGGCTCAGGGCGAGGGAAAACGAATATTTTAATCCTATCCATGTTTCGAAGGAAGCAACGGACAGCGACTACAACGCAGCCATCGATTTCAGTTTAGACCACATCGAACACATTTCGATCTGCCTGGGCACACATAATGAATACAGCTCGCAATACTGTGCTGCCAAGATGAAAAAGCAGGGCATCAGCCGGAATGATGACCGGATCTGGTTTGCACAATTGCTGGGCATGAGCGATAACATTTCCTTTAATTTGTCGAAGGCGGGATATAATGTTGCCAAGTATGTTCCTTATGGCCCGATTGACGCTGTTTTGCCTTATCTGATCCGCCGTGCGGAGGAAAACACCTCTATTGCGGGCCAAAGCAGCAGGGAGTATCTGCTGGTTAAAAGTGAATTGAAGCGGAGGGGAATCGGTTCTTTATAA
- a CDS encoding OmpH family outer membrane protein yields the protein MKKFFILLVLSILCGSASWAQKIGYTDMEFITSKMPEYQLAQTEMKKFSDKWAKEIQDKFLEVDRMQRAYMAEEILLTEDLKRKRQSEIKEKELEAGEYNSKIFGMEGLLFQKKKELMKPVLEKVQRAVTKVCSQRRLDFMFDKSSDVGMLYTNPKHDYSDYVMEELGINPKATKAAAEEKVGKAEQPPVQAPTQNSPKQKSTNSKLK from the coding sequence ATGAAGAAGTTTTTTATTTTACTAGTTTTGTCAATTCTATGTGGATCAGCGTCCTGGGCGCAAAAGATAGGTTACACAGACATGGAATTCATCACCAGTAAAATGCCTGAGTACCAATTGGCACAAACAGAGATGAAGAAGTTCTCTGACAAGTGGGCCAAAGAGATCCAGGATAAATTTCTAGAAGTCGATCGCATGCAGCGTGCTTATATGGCTGAGGAGATCCTGCTCACCGAAGACTTAAAACGGAAAAGACAGAGCGAGATTAAGGAAAAAGAACTCGAAGCCGGAGAATACAATAGTAAGATCTTTGGCATGGAAGGACTTCTTTTTCAGAAGAAGAAAGAATTGATGAAGCCTGTCCTTGAAAAAGTGCAGCGAGCAGTTACCAAAGTTTGCAGCCAGCGCCGGCTCGATTTTATGTTTGATAAGTCCAGCGATGTAGGCATGCTTTATACAAATCCCAAGCACGATTACTCGGATTATGTGATGGAGGAGCTTGGTATTAATCCAAAAGCAACAAAAGCAGCTGCGGAAGAGAAAGTAGGAAAGGCAGAGCAGCCACCCGTCCAGGCCCCGACACAAAACTCACCAAAACAAAAAAGTACAAACAGTAAACTTAAGTAA
- a CDS encoding hydroxymethylglutaryl-CoA lyase has protein sequence MKIIECPRDAWQGVHRFIPTEKKAYYINQLLRVGFDTIDFGSFVSPKAMPQVSDTAELISQLNTAGSTTKLLAIVANERGAIEACQFPQITDIGFPFSISETFQIRNANSTIAESLERVKRITALAEDNGKSLVIYISMGFGNPYGDAWNAEIVFENIEKLAQSGIRTFSLADTVGVARESDIRNVFSQMLALRPDLEFGAHFHTTPGQWREKVAAAYEAGCRRFDGAMLGYGGCPMAQDELVGNMPTENLMEFAKEKKELLNLDLQALQNARKQFLQLV, from the coding sequence TTGAAAATCATCGAATGTCCGCGTGATGCCTGGCAGGGAGTTCATCGCTTTATTCCTACTGAGAAAAAGGCGTATTACATTAACCAGCTGCTTCGCGTTGGGTTTGATACCATTGACTTTGGGAGTTTCGTTTCTCCCAAAGCCATGCCTCAGGTGAGCGATACTGCGGAATTAATAAGCCAGCTGAACACAGCTGGCTCCACTACCAAGCTTCTTGCCATTGTTGCTAACGAGCGCGGCGCCATCGAGGCATGCCAGTTTCCTCAGATCACCGACATTGGTTTTCCTTTTTCCATTTCCGAAACTTTTCAGATCCGTAATGCCAATTCCACGATTGCAGAATCGCTGGAAAGAGTGAAGCGCATTACCGCTTTGGCGGAGGACAATGGGAAATCTCTTGTTATTTATATTTCAATGGGTTTCGGAAATCCGTACGGAGACGCCTGGAATGCTGAAATTGTATTCGAGAATATTGAAAAGCTGGCTCAATCTGGCATCCGTACATTTTCACTGGCCGATACTGTGGGCGTAGCGCGGGAAAGCGACATTAGGAATGTATTTTCACAAATGCTGGCGCTCCGGCCGGATCTGGAATTTGGGGCACATTTTCATACAACACCTGGTCAATGGCGGGAGAAAGTTGCAGCAGCATATGAAGCAGGATGCCGGCGTTTTGATGGTGCAATGCTGGGTTACGGCGGTTGTCCCATGGCGCAGGATGAGCTCGTAGGAAATATGCCGACCGAAAATCTGATGGAATTTGCAAAAGAAAAAAAAGAACTGCTCAATCTGGATTTGCAGGCTTTGCAAAACGCTCGTAAGCAGTTCCTTCAATTGGTATAA
- a CDS encoding lipoprotein signal peptidase, translating to MNQSRNPTPYLVFSLLLIVLDQLSKFLVYKYMEPGFSGQIPLIGNWLKLHYVLNPGMAFGMQLGHEYGKLFLTLFRLVAMCAIGWYLIHLARSGASKGLLWALSMILAGAVGNVIDSTFYGVLLKNAPYGSPTPWFHGQVIDMIFVDFWEGFIPEWIPVWGGQYYSTPIFNVADSCIFIGVCSILIFQGSFHSDHSDDSDHKDEDETPVETTLSATDEHTDIPSTPVKLEDDETKKES from the coding sequence ATGAATCAATCCCGAAATCCAACGCCATATTTAGTTTTCAGTTTGCTGCTTATCGTGCTGGATCAGCTTTCTAAATTCCTGGTTTACAAATATATGGAACCTGGATTTTCCGGGCAGATCCCACTGATCGGCAATTGGCTGAAACTACATTATGTACTTAATCCGGGGATGGCGTTCGGCATGCAGCTGGGGCACGAATATGGCAAGCTTTTTCTGACATTATTCCGCCTTGTGGCCATGTGCGCCATTGGCTGGTATTTGATCCATTTGGCCCGCTCAGGCGCTTCAAAGGGATTGCTTTGGGCATTGTCGATGATACTTGCCGGCGCGGTGGGTAATGTAATTGACAGCACATTCTATGGCGTTTTGCTTAAAAATGCGCCTTACGGCTCTCCTACTCCCTGGTTTCATGGACAGGTTATTGACATGATTTTTGTTGATTTCTGGGAAGGGTTTATTCCGGAATGGATTCCTGTCTGGGGAGGACAATATTACTCTACACCGATCTTCAACGTTGCCGATTCATGCATTTTCATCGGCGTATGCAGCATTTTAATATTCCAGGGAAGCTTTCACTCGGATCATTCAGATGATTCAGATCATAAAGATGAGGATGAAACACCCGTTGAAACGACATTAAGCGCAACGGATGAGCACACAGACATTCCTTCCACTCCTGTTAAACTGGAAGATGACGAAACGAAAAAAGAGAGCTAA